CATCAACAACCAAATTGTCGCCGACCTTCTGACCATGGAGGACTGTATCAAGGCCCAGGAAGAAGCGTTTAAAAAAATTCCCACCGGTGGCGCCATTCACCGCCCCCGCATTGACATGTATGTGCCCTGCAAACGGGATGATGGCTATTTCCGCTGGGGCACCATGGAAGGCGCCAATGATGGGTATTTCGCCATCCGCATGAAATCCGACATCATGCATTGGCCCGAAGACGAAAATGGCAACTGGACGGAAGAAAAATACTGCCGGGAACCCGGCACCTATTGCGGGATGATCTTGCTGATCTCCACCGAAAATGCAGAACCACTGGCCTTCATCAATGATGGCATGCTGCAACATATGCGCGTGGGCGGTGGTGCTGGCATCGGGGTTAAATATCTGGCCCGCGAAGACAGCCACGTGGTTGGCATGTTGGGATCTGGCGGCATGGCCAGAACATTTCTTGAATCCTTTAAATCCGTTCGCGATATTCGCCAATGCAAAGTCTATAGCCCAACGCCCGAACACCGCGAAGAATACGCCGAAGAGATGTCTAAACGGTTGAACATCGAAGTCATCGCCGTGGACACCCCACAAGAAGCGGTCAAGGGCGCCGACATTCTTTCAAGCTGCACCGATGCCATGAACCCGGTCTATGACGCAGAATGGATTGAACCCGGCATGCATGTCACCAATCTGGGCCGTCGTGAAATGCCCGATGATTCAGCCAATCATTTTGATGTGGTCATTCGCCAAGGCACCGCCGGATTGCAAATGAAACAGACCGAACGCTTTCAGGCCGAACGCGGGCTGTCCCCTGCGGCCTATATCGCGGGCTCTGAAGAAGAGATGAAACGCATCCCTGAAAAGAATCCACAGCCGGGCTTTGGTGGTGATGATCCCGAATTTACGGACCGTGGCAAAGGTGGCGACAAGCCCGATTTTTCTGATCTGGTTTCAGGCAAAGCCAAGGGCCGCACCAGCCCCGATGACGTCACATTTTATCGCAATGTTGGCAATCAGGGATTGCAGTTTTCATCCGTTGGACAAGTGGTCTATCGCCTGGCCAAGGCACAAGGTCTGGGTCAGGAAATTCCCACCGATTGGTTCCTGCAAGACATTCGCGACTGATGACAAAAAAAGGAAACCCCATGTTCAAATCAATTGACCATGTGGCCGTGCATTGTTCTGACCTTGAAAAGTCCACGGCCTTTTATCGCGACGTCATGGGGTTTGAACCCTGGGTCGGCCACGATGCGCGCATCCAGTTTTTCAAGGTTGGCACCACCCTCTTGGAACTGTCCATGAAACAGCCAGCTCAGGTGATGTCGGGATTGCATTTTTGTCTGAATACCGATGATGTCAGCGCAGCTGTTGAAACACTTCGCGCCCAAGGCGTCGAGGTGGTGCTTGAACCAAAACCCACCACCCCGCGCGAACCCAGTGAAGAAAGTTTTCTTCGCGCCATCGTCAAGGGGCCTGATGGCGAGCTGATCGAAATTCGCGGCTAGGTCTTATTTCCCAAACCGGGGAACCAGCCTGATGGCGTTATCGTGTTCGATGGCTTTGATCTCAGCCTCATTCAGGTTGCAATCATCCAGGCCTGCGATTGTCGGCCCAAGAAGGCCATAGGGAAAATCACTGCCCAGCAAAATCTGGCTGACCGGAACGACGCTCGTCAAGGCATCAAACGAGATCGGGTTGGTTGAGGTTGCCGTGTCAAAATGAAGCCGCGCCAGTTCTGCCCGGTAGCCATCGGGTGCCAATTCCGCAAAATTACCCATGCGAACCGTGCCCCATTCGATGCGCCCGGTAAGGGCCGGTAACGTGCCGCCTGCATGGCAAAACACAAAGCGGATATCGCGACACCGAACGAACGTCCCTGAAAATAACAGGCTCAAAATCGCCCGGGTGGTGTCATGGGGATATTCAATCAAGGATGCGCTGACGCCCAACAACCCTTCACAACAAAACGGTGTGGTGGGATGGACATAGACCAAAGCCTTGCGCCGGTTTAGCTCGTCAAAAATGGCGGCGTATTCTGGATCACCCGGCCACTTATCGCCAAAGCTGGTGGCGATCCCCACCCCATCTGCACCCAGGGTATCAAAGGCATATTCGATCTCGGCCAGGGTGCCGTCCACATCGCGCATCGACAAAAATGCAAACAGGCCAAAACGGTCCGGGCGGTCCTTGACCATCTCAGCACCATATTCATTGAACCGACGAATTGTTTTTCGTAACCACGCATCATCATGACGCCACCAATCAGGGGGAATCGATGACGCCGAAAGTGCCACGGTGCACACTTCGTTTTCATCCATTTCATCCAGAGATTTCTGGGGCGTCCAATCTCGCGTTGGCCCGCCACCCAAAACATCTTTCAGGTCTTGGGGGAAAAAATGATGATGAACATCGATCCTGTGGCCAGTCATGTTTTTTACCTTATTTGTTAACGCATCAATTACGAAAGCGTGATGGTTTTTCCCTGTTGTGCCGATTGGCCCATGGCCTCAATCACCCCAACCCCATGCACGGCATCGGAGGGGGATATTTCAAATTCAACCTCACCCGTGACAGCACGGGCGAAGGCTTCTAACTGCGCGTGTTCGGGCTCAAATTTGGGAAATTTAATTTCTTCTAATTTGCCACCAATGGGTTGGAAGGAAAAGTTTCCCGTGCCCCGAAGCTCGGCCCAGCCCTTGTCGCCAAACATAACCAGTCGATGGTAATTACCCGTGGCCCCGATGGCCGTCAAAAGTCCACTGGTCCCGTCAACAAACTTCAAGACAGTGGCGGCGGTATCCATCAGGGATGTTTCCGTGGCCCGGCCCGATGCTACGGTGGTGACTTCCGCTATGGGCCCCAAAATGGAAATCATGTTGTAGAGCATATGATCAGCAAGAGAACCCGCAGGGGATTGTTCAAGGTCAGATTTCCAGCTGCCCGGTTTCAAACCCAGGTAACGATCAACACAGAAATTACCTTCTGCGTGCAAGATGGTGCCAAGGTCTCCCGCGCGCACCCGGCGACGCAATTCCACGATCTCTGGCATGAAGCAACGATTGTAGCCAAGCGCCAACAACACCCCTGCTTTGTCTGATGCCGCTTGTAATTGTTTGGCCTCTGCCAGATGCAAGGCCATGGGTTTGATCACCATGGTAGGCTTGCCCGCATCAAGGGCAGCTAAGCCATGGGGCACATGAAGGGGGTTCGGCCCCGCCACCACAACAGCATCAATGGCCGGGTCCGCCAGCACCGAGGCAAGATCGTCTCCCAATGCCATATCGTGGGTTTTGGCAAAATCTTCGGCCTTGGATACAGTCCGCGTGACGGCGGATGAAAAACGAATCTGGTCGCTTTTTCCCTGAACCGATCCAACCAGTTTTCGGCCCCAAGACCCCAAGCCAACAATTGCAGCATTTATCATTTTTTATTCCCCCTGTTCAGACTATTTCAACACCTTCTTGGTACATTTTCTACAAAGTATTTATTCGTGTATTTATTTAACCGAACCAGGAACGGTCCGGTCAGTTTCTCAACGGTCCTTACCGGAGAAACGATGCCCAGGAAGGGAATAAATTGTGACTTTAAGTGTCTTTCTTGTCTCAAGCGGTGCATTTCTCGTGATTGCAGCCTATAGCGCCCGGTTGGTGCTTTGGTGCCTGGAGCGTTTCACGAACTAGCACCCTATTTGGCCCATAATGGCTCTCTTTACCTGCATACAAGGGCAGGCAAATGGCGGCCTGCTTGAAACATAGAAAAAGCTGGCAGAATAGTCTGCCAGCTTTTTGAATTTTTGGTCGGAGCGGCGGGATTCGAACCCACGACCCCTTGTCCCCCAGACAAGTGCGCTACCAGGCTGCGCTACGCTCCGATAAAGCCTGCCAAAATGTGCAAGCGGCGCGCACCATAGGCCAAAATGGTCGATGGGAAAAGCAGCAAATGCACTTTTGGGATTAGCCTTTAAGAAGGACCTTCAATGCGGTCAATTCATCAATGGCGGCACGGATTTCCAGCTTTTGGGAATCATCAAGGCCTGAGCCATTAATCGCGGCTTTCTTGGGCGCTGGATCGCTTACAGCACCATCATCGGCAGCCCCATTGGCTGCTTTGCGGATGCGCCCGACCTGGCCTTCACGCAAAAGCTTTTGGACACCCTTGATGGTATAGCCATCGCGGTACAACAAAGTCTGGATATTTCGGAGCAAATCAACGTCTTCTGGCCGGTAATAACGCCGACCACCGCCCCGTTTGAGCGGTTTTACCTGTGAAAATTTGGATTCCCAAAAGCGCAGGACATGCTGGGGGATTTCCAGTTCATTGGCGACCTCGCTGATGGTCCGAAAGGCAGCGGCTGATTTGCCAGCTCTACGGCCCTCAACAGGGGCTGCTGGGGCTGAACCGACGGCTGACACAACATTTGTCGCCATTTATATCTGGCCCCCGCCACTGTGATCGCCATCCGGAAGACCGCCAGGTTGACCGTCAGAGGATGGTTGTACCCCAGCGGTGCTGGAAAGCAGGTCTTTCACACGCCCTTTAAGGACGTGGGATGCCCGAAAGACAAGGACTCTGCGGGGCAGAATGGGAACTTCTTCGCCAGTTTTGGGATTGCGCCCAATACGCTCGCCCTTTTGGCGAACAGAGAAACTGCCAAACGAAGAGATTTTTACGTTTTCCCCGCTGACAAGCGCATCGCTGATTTCAGAAAGGACAGCCTCAACCAGATCACCGGATTCGTTCCGCGATAACCCAACTTCTTGATAAACCGCTTCGCCTAATTGTGCGCGCGTAATTGTGTTGCCTGTCATATTTCCCTCCCAAGAAGTCACAAGGGTACTCTCGGGCAAGAAAGACGTCAAGATCAAAGGGATGGAAGATGTTGTTTATGTTACCCTAGGACACGAATTTGGGGCTCATCAGGGTAAATAAAGGCCCATCAGTGGCCTTACCAGCGCAGTGCAGCCGATGCCCAGGTGAATCCGGCCCCCATGGCCTCCATCAAGACCAGGTCGCCGCGCTTGATGCGCCCGTCGCTCGCTGCCTCATTCAGGGCAAGGGGAATGGACGCTGCAGAGGTATTCGCATGACGATCGACGGTCACCACCATTTTTTCAGGCGGAAGCCGTAGTTTTTTTGCCGTCGAATCAAGGATGCGTTTGTTTGCCTGATGGGGGACCAGCCAATCCACATCATCGGCGGAAAGATTATTGCACTCCAGTGCTTCTTCAACCACCTCAGACAGGCGGCCAACAGCATGGCGGAACACTTCACGGCCAACCATCTTCACCACCCCGGCTGTCTGGGTCGATGATGGCCCGCCATCGGCATATAAAAGGTCATGTTGACGGCCATCTGAATGAAGATGGGTCGAAAGGATACCCCGATCATCACTGGTGCCCGGGTTTTCTTCGCTTTCCAGCACCACCGCCCCTGCACCATCACCAAACAGGACACACGTGGTTCGGTCTTCCCAGTCCAGAATACGGGAAAATGTTTCAGCCCCGATAACCAGTGCCTTTTTTCCCTGCCCAAGGCGCAAAAAATTGTCCGCCATGGTCAAGGCATAGACAAAACCAGAGCATGCCGCCGCCACATCAAAGGCACAGGCCCCATTGGCCCCAAGACGCTCCTGAATGCGCGTCGCCGTGGAGGGAAAGGTCTGGTCCGGGGTTGCCGTCCCTAAAACAATGAAATCAATGTCATCACGACTGACCCCGGCACGCTCCATCGCCTGCAGGGCTGCGTTGTAGCCAAGGTCTGAGGTGTTTTCCCCATCGGCGGCCACATGGCGCTGGCGAATACCAGTGCGTTCGATAATCCATTCATCGGAAGTATCAATAATTTTTGCAAGATCATCGTTGGTGACAATTTTTTCGGGAAGATACGCGCCCCACCCTGTTACAACTGAACGTGTCACCATCAGGAACTGGCCACATTCTGTGTCGGGACGCCAAAACTGCCAATATGGTCAAATTCTTCACTGATGCGCTCATTAAACTCGCCTTCAATCATGTCTACGGCAACGCCGACTGCATGAGAAAAGCCAAAAGCATCCGTTCCACCGTGGCTTTTGATAACGATGCCATTCAGCCCCACCAGCATGGCGCCGTTGTAACGCCTGGGGTCCAGCTTGGCCCGCATCTTGTTCAAAGCACGCCTAGAGAAGAAATAACCCAGCATTGCCAACGGTGAGCTTTTGTAAGCATTGCGCAGGAAGGTTGAATACATTTTGACGATGCCTTCGGCCGTCTTTAAGGCCACGTTGCCTGTGAAACCGTCGGTCACCACAACATCTGCAGCACCGGACCAAACGGCATCTCCTTCGACAAAACCAATAAATTCAATGGGCAGATCAATGTCGCGCAATGTCGCTGCGGCTTGGCGAACTGATTCATGGCCCTTCATATCTTCTTCGCCAACATTCAACAGCGCAATGGTTGGCTTTGCCAACCCCAGCACCGTTCGCGAGAAGACTTCACCCATAATGGCAAATTCAACCAGATTTCGTTCATCACATTGGATATTGGCACCAAGGTCGAGCATCACACATTCAGACTTGTCTGTGGGTACCATGGTGGCAATGGCCGGACGGCTGATGCCTGGAAGGGTTCGAAGCGCCAATTTGGCCATGGCCATCAAAGCGCCTGTATTGCCGGCAGAAACGACCCCCTGAGCATCCCCTTTTTTGACCGCATCAATAGCAAGCCCCATGGAAGACCCGCGACCTTTACGCAAGGCACGCGATGGCTTCTCTTCGCCACTGACAACAATATCAGTGTGCTGAATGGTGGAAATTGCTGCCAGTTTGCTATGGGCAGCAACCAGCGGGGCCAAGCGGGCCTCGTCTCCATAAAAAATAAAGGAAACATTGGGGTGACGGACGCGGGCTAAATCTGCCCCATCAACCACGATTTCGGGAGCGCCATCGCCCCCCATCGCGTCAAGGGCTATCGTCAGGGACATAGGTCGTAATCCATCACAGAAACCGTTACCGGTGGCATCTCAAACAGCCACCCATCATGAAAAAAATGATGTTAGCAGTGACGTCGTGTAAAGGCACGGTTGTTTATACCGTGTCTTTCGCTTCGACAACTTCGCGATTGTTGTAATAGCCACAGGCGCCACACACATGATGGGGACGCTTCAATTCACCACAATTGGGGCATTCGCCATGGCTATCCG
This is a stretch of genomic DNA from Rhodospirillales bacterium. It encodes these proteins:
- a CDS encoding Gfo/Idh/MocA family oxidoreductase: MINAAIVGLGSWGRKLVGSVQGKSDQIRFSSAVTRTVSKAEDFAKTHDMALGDDLASVLADPAIDAVVVAGPNPLHVPHGLAALDAGKPTMVIKPMALHLAEAKQLQAASDKAGVLLALGYNRCFMPEIVELRRRVRAGDLGTILHAEGNFCVDRYLGLKPGSWKSDLEQSPAGSLADHMLYNMISILGPIAEVTTVASGRATETSLMDTAATVLKFVDGTSGLLTAIGATGNYHRLVMFGDKGWAELRGTGNFSFQPIGGKLEEIKFPKFEPEHAQLEAFARAVTGEVEFEISPSDAVHGVGVIEAMGQSAQQGKTITLS
- a CDS encoding ketoacyl-ACP synthase III, translated to MVTRSVVTGWGAYLPEKIVTNDDLAKIIDTSDEWIIERTGIRQRHVAADGENTSDLGYNAALQAMERAGVSRDDIDFIVLGTATPDQTFPSTATRIQERLGANGACAFDVAAACSGFVYALTMADNFLRLGQGKKALVIGAETFSRILDWEDRTTCVLFGDGAGAVVLESEENPGTSDDRGILSTHLHSDGRQHDLLYADGGPSSTQTAGVVKMVGREVFRHAVGRLSEVVEEALECNNLSADDVDWLVPHQANKRILDSTAKKLRLPPEKMVVTVDRHANTSAASIPLALNEAASDGRIKRGDLVLMEAMGAGFTWASAALRW
- a CDS encoding amidohydrolase yields the protein MTGHRIDVHHHFFPQDLKDVLGGGPTRDWTPQKSLDEMDENEVCTVALSASSIPPDWWRHDDAWLRKTIRRFNEYGAEMVKDRPDRFGLFAFLSMRDVDGTLAEIEYAFDTLGADGVGIATSFGDKWPGDPEYAAIFDELNRRKALVYVHPTTPFCCEGLLGVSASLIEYPHDTTRAILSLLFSGTFVRCRDIRFVFCHAGGTLPALTGRIEWGTVRMGNFAELAPDGYRAELARLHFDTATSTNPISFDALTSVVPVSQILLGSDFPYGLLGPTIAGLDDCNLNEAEIKAIEHDNAIRLVPRFGK
- a CDS encoding VOC family protein, with amino-acid sequence MFKSIDHVAVHCSDLEKSTAFYRDVMGFEPWVGHDARIQFFKVGTTLLELSMKQPAQVMSGLHFCLNTDDVSAAVETLRAQGVEVVLEPKPTTPREPSEESFLRAIVKGPDGELIEIRG
- the rpmF gene encoding 50S ribosomal protein L32, whose translation is MAVPKTKISKSRRGQRRSHDALKADSHGECPNCGELKRPHHVCGACGYYNNREVVEAKDTV
- a CDS encoding ornithine cyclodeaminase family protein → MLIINNQIVADLLTMEDCIKAQEEAFKKIPTGGAIHRPRIDMYVPCKRDDGYFRWGTMEGANDGYFAIRMKSDIMHWPEDENGNWTEEKYCREPGTYCGMILLISTENAEPLAFINDGMLQHMRVGGGAGIGVKYLAREDSHVVGMLGSGGMARTFLESFKSVRDIRQCKVYSPTPEHREEYAEEMSKRLNIEVIAVDTPQEAVKGADILSSCTDAMNPVYDAEWIEPGMHVTNLGRREMPDDSANHFDVVIRQGTAGLQMKQTERFQAERGLSPAAYIAGSEEEMKRIPEKNPQPGFGGDDPEFTDRGKGGDKPDFSDLVSGKAKGRTSPDDVTFYRNVGNQGLQFSSVGQVVYRLAKAQGLGQEIPTDWFLQDIRD
- a CDS encoding integration host factor subunit alpha yields the protein MTGNTITRAQLGEAVYQEVGLSRNESGDLVEAVLSEISDALVSGENVKISSFGSFSVRQKGERIGRNPKTGEEVPILPRRVLVFRASHVLKGRVKDLLSSTAGVQPSSDGQPGGLPDGDHSGGGQI
- a CDS encoding MerR family transcriptional regulator, whose product is MATNVVSAVGSAPAAPVEGRRAGKSAAAFRTISEVANELEIPQHVLRFWESKFSQVKPLKRGGGRRYYRPEDVDLLRNIQTLLYRDGYTIKGVQKLLREGQVGRIRKAANGAADDGAVSDPAPKKAAINGSGLDDSQKLEIRAAIDELTALKVLLKG
- the plsX gene encoding phosphate acyltransferase PlsX — translated: MSLTIALDAMGGDGAPEIVVDGADLARVRHPNVSFIFYGDEARLAPLVAAHSKLAAISTIQHTDIVVSGEEKPSRALRKGRGSSMGLAIDAVKKGDAQGVVSAGNTGALMAMAKLALRTLPGISRPAIATMVPTDKSECVMLDLGANIQCDERNLVEFAIMGEVFSRTVLGLAKPTIALLNVGEEDMKGHESVRQAAATLRDIDLPIEFIGFVEGDAVWSGAADVVVTDGFTGNVALKTAEGIVKMYSTFLRNAYKSSPLAMLGYFFSRRALNKMRAKLDPRRYNGAMLVGLNGIVIKSHGGTDAFGFSHAVGVAVDMIEGEFNERISEEFDHIGSFGVPTQNVASS